One Pseudomonadota bacterium genomic window, GTTTTCCCTTTCTCAAGTTCAAATGATACGTCATCAACTGCCTTTATTATCTCTCTTTTTATTGAGAAGGCTGTTTTCCTTACTTCGTATATCTTTTTTAATTCTGATACAGATAACACCTTACCCATCTCTCATCCTTTACTTCTATTATTGGTGGTTCCTCTTTTTTACATTTCGGCATGACAAAAGTACATCTCGGGTGAAATTTACATCCCTCTGGAAGTTCTGATAATCTGGGAACAAAACCAGGGATTGCTTTGAGCCTTTTTTCATTACCCTTAAGCCTGAATATTGAATCTAATAAACCCCTGCTGTATGGATGTAAAGGTTCTTCAAAAAAATCTTCTACATGGTTCTGTTCCAACATCCTTCCTGCATACATAATACCTATTCTTTTAACAAATCTTTTCATGATATTTAGATTATGGGTGATAAAAAGCATGGACATGTCATACCTAAAAACAAGTTCCTTCAGCAGATAAAGGATTTGAGATTCTGTTGCAACATCGAGGGCAGTCGTGGGTTCATCTGCAATCACAAGAGAGGGGTTACACGATATGGCTATGGCAATTAATATTCTCTGTCTTTGCCCACCGCTCAATTGATGTGGGTACTGGATATATTTTTTTCCTGGCTCATCAAACCCAACCTGTTTTAAAAGCTGTATAGTTTTATCCTTTACCTCTTTTTTGGTAAGATTAGTATGGATTGCGAGTGTCTCATCGACTTGCTCCCCCACCCTAAATACAGGATTAAGAGAACTCATAGGCTCCTGAAATACCATCCCGATCCTGTTCCCCCTTATTTTTTCCATCTCCTTATTCGAAAGTTGAACAAGATTTCCCCCCTCAAATATAATATCTCCGTTCACTATCTTTCCGGGTGAGGGAACAAGCCTCATAATAGAGAGAGCAGTAATTGTCTTTCCACACCCACTCTCACCTACAAGACCAAATATTTCACCTCTTTTAATCTGGAAATTGATTCCATCTACCGCTTGTACGGTGTAAGCATCTGTAAAAAAAGACGTATTAAGATTCAATACGTTTAAAAGTACATCCCTGTTTAAAGGCTCCATGATTGCTATTTTACCCTTAATAAAATATTTTTGATTATTTTAACCTTATGCTTTATACTAATCCAATATAAAATGACAAGCCTTTTACGGGCTATAGTATTTATTTACTTCTGTTTTAGTTTTAATAACATACAAGCTATGGATATCATTAAACTTCCAGAACCCAAAGATAAAAAAGTAGTCTATTTAGATGAGCTTTTAAATAAAAGGTATTCAATAAGAACCTTCAAACAGAAACCCATTTCTATTGACGACTTATCTTATATTCTATGGTGTTCTTATGGGTTTAAAAAAGATGGCGGCAGGGTTGTTCCATCTGCAGGTGCACTCTATCCCTTAGATATTTATATAATTGCAGGAAGTATTGAAGGCAAAAGGAATATGGGGATTATACCAGGTATCTACCATTATCTCCCAAACAAACACCAGATTGAATTAATCAAAAAGGGGGACATCAGGAAGGATGTAGCAAATGCATCATTATCACAAATGTGGATGGCATCCGCACCTTGTATGATTGCAATCACCTGTGAATACAAAAGAATCACGTCCAAGTATAAAGATAGAGGCATAAGGTACGCCCATATGGAAGCAGGAAATGTTTCTCAGAATATATTTCTGGCCACTTTTAATACTGGCCTCGGATGTGGTATAGTAGGAGCCTTTAATGATGACCTTGTAAAGGCAGTTATGGGAATAAACAGGATGCATGAACCATTATTAATAATGCCAATAGGATACAGATAAGGCAGTGAAGGGTTAAGAGTGACGAGTTATGAACAATATTTCAAAAAATGCACTATTCACAAATTAAATTTTACTAATTTTAAAAAGGAGTAGCTATGTTAGAACAAGATATTAAAGAAGGTCTTACCTTTGATGATGTCCTCCTGATGCCATCATTAAGTAAGATAATGCCAAAAGATGTGGATGTCTCAACTTATCTTACAAAAAATATAAAACTGCATATACCTATACTCAGTGCCGCAATGGACACTGTAACAGAGGCAAAAACTGCAATTTGTCTTGCTCAAGAAGGAGGTATAGGCATAATACATAGAAATATGGGCATTGAAGAGCAAGCCCAGGAGGTGGAAAAGGTAAAAAAATCTGAAAGCGGTATGATAGTAGACCCTATCACAATATCGCCTGAACGAAAGATAAAAGATGCACTCGATTTAATGGCAAGATACAGAATCTCTGGTATACCTGTTACAAAAGGGAAAAAACTTGTTGGCATAATAACAAATAGAGATTTGAGGTTTGAAACAAACCTCGAAGAAAAAGTCGAAAATGTGATGACAAAAGAAAACCTGGTCACCGTGAAAGAAGGTATAGGCCTTGAAGAATCAAAGCAAATCCTCCATAAACATAGAATAGAAAAACTCCTTGTGGTTGATAGGAGATTCAACTTAAGAGGATTAATTACAATAAAAGACATAGAGAAGATGAGGCAATACCCAAATTCTTGTAAAGACCATCTCGGCAGATTACGTGTCGGGGCAGCGGTAGGTGTGGGAATGGACAGGGAAATGAGGGTTGATGCATTACTGAAAGCTGGCTGTGATATAATAATGATAGACACAGCCCACGGACACTCAAAAAACGTAATTGAAGCGGTAAGGGATACAAAGAATAATTTTAAAGATGTTCAACTGATAGCAGGCAATATCGCAACAGAGGAAGGATGTGTTGCACTCATGAAGGCAGGCTGCGATTGTGTCAAGGTCGGCGTGGGACCAGGCTCAATATGCACTACAAGAATCATAGCAGGAGTCGGTGTTCCTCAAATTACAGCGATACTCTCTGTAACAAAAGTAGCGAAACGTTTCAATATACCTATAGTTGCAGATGGGGGTATAAAATTCTCCGGTGATATCACAAAAGCCATCGCCGCAGGCGCAGATACAGTAATGATAGGTAACCTTTTTGCAGGAACGGATGAAACACCCGGCGAAATGGTCCTCTATCAAGGAAGAACTTACAAGGTTTACAGAGGAATGGGCTCACTTGAGGCTATGAAGGAAGGAAAAACAAGGGATAGATACTGCATTGATGAAAACGAAATAGAAGCAAAAATTGTACCTGAAGGTATAGAAGGGAGAGTTCCATATAGGGGTTCACTTTCTATGTCTATTCAACAACTCGTCGGTGGTCTCAAGGCAGGTATGGGTTATGTCGGATGTAGAAATCTGAAAGAGCTCCAGGAGAAATCTAAATTTATGAGAATCACTTCAGCTGGATTAAAAGAAAGTCATGTTCATGATGTAATTATTACTAAAGAAGCACCAAACTACAGTGTTGAGTAAAGGCTTATGGATTATCATAAAGAAATAGTCTTAATACTTGATTTTGGTTCTCAATATACCCAATTAATAGCACGAAAGATTAGAGAGCTTGGTGTGTACTGTGAAATATTTCCATACAATATAAATTTAGATAATATAGTGTCTATAAACCCAAAGGGCATTGTTCTTTCCGGTGGTCCAAGGAGCGTGACAGAATCTGATGCCCCTGTATGCGATGAAGGTATTTTTAATTTAAATATACCTGTACTGGGCATATGTTATGGGTTGCAGCTTATTACAAAACTTTATAAAGGCAAAATTGTAAAATCAAAAAAAAGAGAATATGGAAAAGCCCATATATTTCTGGACGAAAGGGACATACTCTTAGAAGGTTTACAAAATGGTGATGTTGCATGGATGAGCCACCAGGATAGAATATTGAAAATGCCTGAAGGATTCAAAACGCTCGCACATTCCGATAATTCACCATATGCCGCTATCAGGTCGATAAAGGGTCATGTATACGGGGTTCAATTTCATCCGGAAGTTCATCATACTCCAAAAGGTAAACGTATATTAAAAAACTTTCTTTATAAAATCTGCAGGACAAAAGGTTTTTTTTCTCCAAAATCCTTTGTAGAATTAGCAATAGAAAATATTAAAAAAGAGGTTGGTAATGGCAAGGTAATTTGTGCCCTCAGCGGAGGAGTGGATTCATCAGTTGTTGCAACGCTTATACATAATGCTATTGGAAAAAAGTTACACTGTGTGTTTGTTAATAATGGTGTACTCAGAAAGAATGAGGTACAAGAGGTTTTAGACGCCTTTAAAGACAAATTACACATGAATTTGAAATATATAAATGCAGAAGATAAATTTTTGAATGCACTAAAGGGTATAAAAGATCCGGAAAGGAAGAGGAAAATAATAGGAAATATTTTTATCAAAACCTTTGAGGAAGAGGCATCGAAAATCGGTAACGTAAGATACCTTGCGCAAGGTACACTGTATCCTGATGTAATTGAAAGTACATCATATAAAGGTCCGTCTGCCACTATAAAAAGTCACCACAATGTTGGAGGGCTTCCCAGGAAGATGAAACTCAAGCTCATAGAACCATTAAGAGAACTGTTTAAAGACGAGGTAAGGATTGTGGGAAAAGAGCTTGGAATACCTGAAAACATTCTTTACAGACAACCATTTCCAGGCCCAGGTCTTGCAATAAGGATCATCGGGGATGTAAACAGAGAAAGGTTACACATATTGAAAGAAGCAGACAGTATCATTCGAGATGAAATAGAAAGAAACAGTAGCCACAGAAACATATGGCAATCTTTCGCCATCCTGATACCTGTGAAAACTGTTGGCGTAATGGGTGATGAAAGAACATATGCCAATGTGATAGCCCTTAGAATAGTAGAAAGCGAAGACGCAATGACTGCCGACTGGGCAAGAATTCCTTACGAGATACTTGACAAAATTGCCAGAAGGATAACGAATGAAGTTCCAGACGTTAACAGGGTTGTCTATGATATATCTTCTAAACCACCAAGCACTATTGAGTGGGAATAAATGAAAGATTTTGTTCACCTTCACCTCCATACCCAGTTTAGCCTTTTAGATGGTGCAATAAGGTTCGAACCATTATTCAACCTTGCAAATGCTTATAAAATGAGTGCCTGTGCCATAACAGACCATGGAAACATGTTCGGTGCCTTAGACTTTTATTTTTCGGCACAGGAATTCGGCATAAAACCAATAATTGGCTGTGAAGCTTATATTGCACCAAAATCAAGATTTGATAAAAAAGGCAGGGGCGAAGAAAACGCATACCACATAATACTTTTGGCAATGAATAATGAAGGATATAAGAACCTCATAAAAATTATAAGCCTTGCTCAACTTGAAGGTTTCTACTACGTACCGAGAATAGATAAAGAATTATTAAAAATATACAATAACGGCCTCATATGTCTTACAGCCTGTATTAAAGGTGAAATACCAAGTCTGATTTTAAAATCTGATGAAAAAGGTCTGAAAAATACAATAGAAGAATATCTTACAATATTCGGAGATAGACTTTATTTTGAGTTACAGGATAATGGCCTCCAAGAACAAAAAAAGGTTAATGAGACACTGATTAATCTATCGAAATATTATGGAATTCCCTTTGTAGCTACTAACGACTGCCACTATCTTAAAAAAGAAGAAGCAAGGGCACATGAACTCTTATTGTGCATTCAAACAGGCAAAACAATAAACGACAAAGACAGGCTCAGCTTTAAAAGCGACGAGTTTTATTTTAAATCCAAAGAAGAGGTTGAGCTCGCTTTTTCTCAATACCCTGAAGCGTTATCAAATACTCTTAAAATAGCCGAGATGTGTAACATAACTATCGATGTGGGAACATACCATTTCCCGGAATTTAAATCACCGTCCAATTTAGAACCGGGGGAATACTTTGAAAACCTCTGCACAAACGGTTTTGAAAAAAGAATCCCGCACATTCAGTCTTCATATGAAGCTTTTAATGACGAGCTATTTGAAAAATATAAAAACAGGCTTTCCTATGAAATAGATGTCATTAAAAAAACAGGTTTTGTAAGCTACTTTCTGATTGTTGCAGATTTCATAAGATTTGCAAAATCAGAGGGTATTCCTGTAGGTCCAGGAAGAGGATCTGCCGCTGGGAGTCTTGTTGCATATTGCCTTAACATTACAGATATAGATCCGCTTAAGTACGATTTAATTTTTGAAAGGTTTTTAAATCCTGAAAGAATCAGTATGCCCGATATTGATGTCGATTTCTGTATGGACGGCAGAGAAAGGGTGATTCAATACGTTACAGAAAAATATGGCAAGGATAATGTAGCCCAGATAATCACCTTTGGAACCATGCAGTCAAAAGCTGCAGTTAGAGATGTAGGAAGAGCACTGGGAATACCATACGCAGAGGTAGACAGAATAGCAAAACTTATTCCGTCAGCTAATATAGGCATAGAAAAAGCTATTCACGAAGAATCACAACTTAAAGAACTTTATCAAAATGATAATAGAATAAAAGAACTCCTCGATAACGCAATGGTTTTAGAAGGCCTTGCAAGACATGCATCAACTCATGCAGCCGGGATAGTGATATCAAACAAGCCTCTTTCTGAACATCTCCCCCTCTACAAAGGGCAAAAAGGTGAAACAATAACCCAGTATGCTATGAAAACTATAGAAAAGATAGGGCTGGTAAAATTCGACTTTCTCGGCTTGAAGACCCTTACAATAATAGATAATGTGATCAAGCTACTAAAATCTGAAGGAATAGAAATAGATATAACTAATATCCCGTTAAATGATGAAAAAACCTATGAACTCCTCTCTTCTGGCAATACATCGGGGGTATTCCAGCTTGAAAGTAGAGGGATGAAGGAACTGCTTACAAAGCTTAAACCTTCAAAATTCGAAGATATTATTGCTCTCATTGCACTTTATAGACCAGGACCCCTGACAAGCGGTATGATGGATGAATTTATAAGAAGAAAAAATAGACCCTCACTCGTAAAATATGAAACAGTACTTTTGGAAGAAATTCTAAAGGATACGTACGGGGTAATCATCTATCAAGAACAGATAATGAAGATAGCGTCTAAACTTGCCAATTTTCCTCTAAAAGATTCAGATACCCTTAGAAAGGCTATAAGTAAAAAAAATCCAGAGCAACTTGAGAGCTATAGAGAAAAATTTATAAACGGCGCTATTTCTAACGGTGTTACAACTGCTGTGGCCAGTAAAATTTACGATGTAATTTTACGTTTTGGTGAATATGGTTTTAACAAGTCTCATAGCACCGCATATGCACTTATCGCATATCAGACAGCCTTTTTGAAAGCCCATAATTACATCCCTTTTATGGCTGCTATTCTTACAAGCGAAGTAAATAACACAGATAACATGATAAAATACATCACAGAATGTAGAGAAAATGGGGTCGAAATATTACCACCTGATATAAACAAAAGTGATAAATCATTTATAATGGTCGGGAATAAAATGAGGTTTGGACTGTCAGGAATAAAAAACGTAGGTGGTGCCGCTATTGAAAACATTCTCAGTGTGAGAGAGGAACTGGGAGAATTTACCTCCTTTACTCAGTTTTGTAATGTCATAGATTCAAGAAAGGCAAATAAAAAGGTGGTTGAAAGTCTTGCTAAGGCAGGATGTTTTGACAATATGGGTTTAAAAAAATCCCAAATTCTTTTTATAACAAAAGAAAAAACAGATAAGATGCAAAAAAAGGATACAAAAG contains:
- a CDS encoding ABC transporter ATP-binding protein, with product MEPLNRDVLLNVLNLNTSFFTDAYTVQAVDGINFQIKRGEIFGLVGESGCGKTITALSIMRLVPSPGKIVNGDIIFEGGNLVQLSNKEMEKIRGNRIGMVFQEPMSSLNPVFRVGEQVDETLAIHTNLTKKEVKDKTIQLLKQVGFDEPGKKYIQYPHQLSGGQRQRILIAIAISCNPSLVIADEPTTALDVATESQILYLLKELVFRYDMSMLFITHNLNIMKRFVKRIGIMYAGRMLEQNHVEDFFEEPLHPYSRGLLDSIFRLKGNEKRLKAIPGFVPRLSELPEGCKFHPRCTFVMPKCKKEEPPIIEVKDERWVRCYLYQN
- a CDS encoding SagB/ThcOx family dehydrogenase encodes the protein MDIIKLPEPKDKKVVYLDELLNKRYSIRTFKQKPISIDDLSYILWCSYGFKKDGGRVVPSAGALYPLDIYIIAGSIEGKRNMGIIPGIYHYLPNKHQIELIKKGDIRKDVANASLSQMWMASAPCMIAITCEYKRITSKYKDRGIRYAHMEAGNVSQNIFLATFNTGLGCGIVGAFNDDLVKAVMGINRMHEPLLIMPIGYR
- the guaB gene encoding IMP dehydrogenase, with amino-acid sequence MLEQDIKEGLTFDDVLLMPSLSKIMPKDVDVSTYLTKNIKLHIPILSAAMDTVTEAKTAICLAQEGGIGIIHRNMGIEEQAQEVEKVKKSESGMIVDPITISPERKIKDALDLMARYRISGIPVTKGKKLVGIITNRDLRFETNLEEKVENVMTKENLVTVKEGIGLEESKQILHKHRIEKLLVVDRRFNLRGLITIKDIEKMRQYPNSCKDHLGRLRVGAAVGVGMDREMRVDALLKAGCDIIMIDTAHGHSKNVIEAVRDTKNNFKDVQLIAGNIATEEGCVALMKAGCDCVKVGVGPGSICTTRIIAGVGVPQITAILSVTKVAKRFNIPIVADGGIKFSGDITKAIAAGADTVMIGNLFAGTDETPGEMVLYQGRTYKVYRGMGSLEAMKEGKTRDRYCIDENEIEAKIVPEGIEGRVPYRGSLSMSIQQLVGGLKAGMGYVGCRNLKELQEKSKFMRITSAGLKESHVHDVIITKEAPNYSVE
- the guaA gene encoding glutamine-hydrolyzing GMP synthase — encoded protein: MDYHKEIVLILDFGSQYTQLIARKIRELGVYCEIFPYNINLDNIVSINPKGIVLSGGPRSVTESDAPVCDEGIFNLNIPVLGICYGLQLITKLYKGKIVKSKKREYGKAHIFLDERDILLEGLQNGDVAWMSHQDRILKMPEGFKTLAHSDNSPYAAIRSIKGHVYGVQFHPEVHHTPKGKRILKNFLYKICRTKGFFSPKSFVELAIENIKKEVGNGKVICALSGGVDSSVVATLIHNAIGKKLHCVFVNNGVLRKNEVQEVLDAFKDKLHMNLKYINAEDKFLNALKGIKDPERKRKIIGNIFIKTFEEEASKIGNVRYLAQGTLYPDVIESTSYKGPSATIKSHHNVGGLPRKMKLKLIEPLRELFKDEVRIVGKELGIPENILYRQPFPGPGLAIRIIGDVNRERLHILKEADSIIRDEIERNSSHRNIWQSFAILIPVKTVGVMGDERTYANVIALRIVESEDAMTADWARIPYEILDKIARRITNEVPDVNRVVYDISSKPPSTIEWE
- a CDS encoding DNA polymerase III subunit alpha, producing the protein MKDFVHLHLHTQFSLLDGAIRFEPLFNLANAYKMSACAITDHGNMFGALDFYFSAQEFGIKPIIGCEAYIAPKSRFDKKGRGEENAYHIILLAMNNEGYKNLIKIISLAQLEGFYYVPRIDKELLKIYNNGLICLTACIKGEIPSLILKSDEKGLKNTIEEYLTIFGDRLYFELQDNGLQEQKKVNETLINLSKYYGIPFVATNDCHYLKKEEARAHELLLCIQTGKTINDKDRLSFKSDEFYFKSKEEVELAFSQYPEALSNTLKIAEMCNITIDVGTYHFPEFKSPSNLEPGEYFENLCTNGFEKRIPHIQSSYEAFNDELFEKYKNRLSYEIDVIKKTGFVSYFLIVADFIRFAKSEGIPVGPGRGSAAGSLVAYCLNITDIDPLKYDLIFERFLNPERISMPDIDVDFCMDGRERVIQYVTEKYGKDNVAQIITFGTMQSKAAVRDVGRALGIPYAEVDRIAKLIPSANIGIEKAIHEESQLKELYQNDNRIKELLDNAMVLEGLARHASTHAAGIVISNKPLSEHLPLYKGQKGETITQYAMKTIEKIGLVKFDFLGLKTLTIIDNVIKLLKSEGIEIDITNIPLNDEKTYELLSSGNTSGVFQLESRGMKELLTKLKPSKFEDIIALIALYRPGPLTSGMMDEFIRRKNRPSLVKYETVLLEEILKDTYGVIIYQEQIMKIASKLANFPLKDSDTLRKAISKKNPEQLESYREKFINGAISNGVTTAVASKIYDVILRFGEYGFNKSHSTAYALIAYQTAFLKAHNYIPFMAAILTSEVNNTDNMIKYITECRENGVEILPPDINKSDKSFIMVGNKMRFGLSGIKNVGGAAIENILSVREELGEFTSFTQFCNVIDSRKANKKVVESLAKAGCFDNMGLKKSQILFITKEKTDKMQKKDTKDGYQMDMFGTINNAPEIPDIEELSYDEILRGEKEALGFYFSEHPLKSYENIIKQITTFDTQNIKEMETTEDVNIVGIVNGYKEIVTKKGDRMAYITLEDTKGIIEAIIFPDLFSKHLFVIKSDKPLFINGTVERTEEGNTRIIAKNIALLEDVTNGMRTMIKIKINCEIFKKEDLRKLKDILYSLKGNSKVALEFQLNGEKHYFNIQNLRVDHNKMDVLLKHFKDSIDYEVLDEILS